A single region of the Rhizobium sp. ARZ01 genome encodes:
- a CDS encoding CHASE2 domain-containing protein, whose amino-acid sequence MALEFRPIRAKPLFAGILTSLLGALLILTLAEKALERPRELFFDALTQAVPPPESEKLLVIDIDRRSFQAAPGEDWRRAQTAQLIATLAAAKPLAIALDFVFSRNCDTTDPANRALAEAIGKVPTVLGFLIGDRPVPAPNPVPALAVQRPVAVPELWFIEGAETSCPMFQDRAAAAASAFLVGDADARVRRVQVYSIIRNAAYPTLGVEAARRAAGAGTPVLGGAPAWLRQDTRVLPLDESGSLRFVAADAAHIARRTLSAIDVMSGTVAPERVHGRVVLIGSSMPTLGGLRASASMPLEPSVQIHADLANAILTNFIPTRDRRFIAVETGFALMAGIGIALAVTRLRPTRAAILGLVAMLANIAGAALIYWQTGLLVDAVSIVLALASVLLVTGVLQFSRVRRAEQTARQRFAQYLPEQVVSRYIDNPGLERMAGEERQVTAVFTDIEGFSTLSHRIGPQRLVPLLDVYFREVNALVERHGGMVNKIVGDAVNALFNAPDDLEHHVDRAIDCALEIHALTEEIRRRPEFAAEAFGRTRIGIETGLVVLGEVGTGGRLDYTAHGEAMNLAARLQEANKVFGTDICIGPSAAVETARHLRSLGIHEIRGIGSMELFTPVR is encoded by the coding sequence GAAAAAGCGCTTGAAAGGCCGCGAGAACTCTTCTTCGATGCGTTGACCCAGGCTGTTCCGCCCCCGGAGAGCGAGAAGCTTCTCGTCATCGACATCGATCGTCGGTCATTCCAGGCGGCACCCGGCGAGGACTGGCGTCGGGCGCAAACCGCTCAGTTGATTGCGACGCTCGCTGCGGCGAAGCCTCTCGCCATCGCGCTCGATTTCGTCTTCAGCAGGAATTGCGACACGACCGATCCCGCAAACCGCGCATTGGCCGAGGCAATCGGAAAGGTTCCGACTGTTCTGGGCTTTCTGATCGGCGACCGGCCTGTTCCGGCGCCGAACCCGGTGCCGGCGCTTGCCGTGCAGCGACCCGTAGCGGTTCCGGAGCTCTGGTTTATCGAGGGAGCGGAGACCTCCTGCCCCATGTTCCAGGACCGCGCCGCAGCAGCAGCCTCGGCCTTTCTCGTCGGCGACGCGGACGCGCGGGTGCGCCGGGTGCAGGTCTATTCCATCATCAGGAATGCTGCCTACCCGACCCTGGGCGTAGAGGCAGCACGACGCGCGGCAGGCGCGGGGACGCCAGTGCTCGGTGGCGCGCCCGCGTGGCTACGGCAGGACACACGTGTCCTTCCGCTGGACGAGAGCGGAAGCCTGCGTTTCGTCGCTGCGGACGCCGCACACATCGCACGCCGCACGCTGTCTGCCATCGACGTGATGAGCGGCACCGTGGCACCAGAACGTGTCCATGGCAGGGTTGTGCTGATTGGCAGCAGCATGCCGACTCTCGGCGGCTTGAGGGCCAGCGCCTCCATGCCGCTGGAGCCTTCCGTGCAGATCCATGCTGACCTCGCCAACGCGATTCTGACCAACTTCATTCCGACAAGGGATCGGCGCTTCATTGCTGTGGAGACCGGCTTCGCCTTGATGGCCGGAATCGGTATTGCGCTTGCCGTCACACGGCTGCGGCCTACAAGAGCGGCCATCCTTGGCCTTGTCGCTATGTTGGCCAACATCGCCGGTGCTGCGCTGATCTACTGGCAGACGGGACTTCTCGTCGACGCCGTCAGTATTGTGCTGGCGCTGGCTTCTGTGTTGCTGGTAACGGGCGTTCTGCAATTCTCACGGGTCCGCCGCGCCGAGCAGACAGCCCGCCAGCGCTTCGCCCAGTATCTGCCGGAGCAGGTGGTCTCGCGCTACATCGACAATCCGGGCCTGGAACGCATGGCCGGCGAGGAGCGGCAGGTGACTGCCGTCTTCACCGACATCGAAGGGTTCTCCACCCTCTCCCATCGTATCGGTCCGCAGCGGCTCGTTCCGCTGCTGGACGTCTATTTCCGCGAGGTCAACGCGCTCGTCGAGCGGCACGGCGGCATGGTCAACAAGATCGTCGGCGACGCCGTGAACGCGCTGTTCAACGCCCCTGATGACCTCGAGCACCACGTCGACAGGGCGATCGATTGTGCGCTCGAGATCCACGCCCTGACGGAAGAAATCCGGCGGCGGCCGGAATTTGCCGCCGAAGCCTTCGGCCGCACGCGGATCGGCATCGAAACAGGCCTGGTCGTGCTGGGCGAGGTCGGGACCGGGGGCCGGCTCGATTACACTGCTCATGGCGAAGCGATGAACCTTGCGGCGCGACTGCAGGAGGCTAACAAGGTGTTTGGCACCGACATCTGCATCGGCCCTTCCGCCGCGGTGGAAACGGCCCGCCATCTGCGGTCACTCGGCATTCACGAGATCCGCGGCATCGGCTCCATGGAACTGTTCACGCCCGTTCGCTAA
- a CDS encoding FecR family protein, with amino-acid sequence MLALVTVAASGAAANAVIGTADEVRGTVSRKSDDRNAPIRAGADILDRDFIVTGKESFAALTLGSDTKLLLGSQTELLVDSFIAGQGGTIELGTGRMIFDRPEGAPKIDVSLRTAFGMIGVRGTKFFAGPNRGAFAIFVEHGAVEVTGGGVTRRVGAGEGIDISAPGAAPSEVRRWGEARIREAYESVGVR; translated from the coding sequence ATGCTGGCGCTTGTGACGGTGGCCGCCAGCGGCGCTGCCGCCAATGCCGTCATCGGAACCGCCGATGAGGTGCGCGGCACGGTCAGCCGCAAGAGCGACGACAGGAATGCGCCGATCCGCGCCGGCGCCGACATCCTGGACCGGGATTTCATCGTCACGGGTAAAGAGAGTTTCGCAGCGCTCACGCTTGGCAGCGACACCAAGCTCCTGCTTGGCAGCCAGACCGAACTCCTGGTCGACAGTTTCATCGCCGGCCAGGGTGGCACGATCGAGCTGGGCACGGGCCGCATGATCTTCGATCGGCCGGAGGGGGCGCCGAAGATCGACGTCTCCTTGCGCACCGCCTTCGGAATGATCGGCGTGCGGGGCACCAAATTCTTTGCCGGGCCAAACCGTGGAGCCTTTGCCATTTTCGTCGAGCATGGGGCCGTCGAGGTCACGGGCGGCGGCGTGACACGCCGGGTCGGCGCCGGTGAGGGCATCGACATTTCGGCACCCGGCGCAGCACCTAGCGAGGTGCGGCGATGGGGCGAGGCGCGCATCCGGGAAGCCTATGAAAGTGTCGGCGTTCGCTAA
- a CDS encoding proline racemase family protein: MRWKRTIQLLDVHCEGEIGKVAIGGVPKIPGNTIAEQLNYINTVDDSLRRWLCLEPRAAATGSVNLLLPAKRPEADAGFIILQADQAHASSGSNSICITTALLESGIIEMKEPETIVTLDTAAGLVRATATCRDGRCEKVKLTMVPSFAHELDAEIDTPDWGRVRFDISYGGIFYALVDVDQIGTKIEKANARKLVDAGMVLKDLINKAMPVVHPEIPEINGIAYVMFRDREEDGTIRTATTMWPGRVDRSPCGTGNSANLATLHARGKVKVGDTFKSRSIIGSEFEVGLQAETEVAGRKAIIPTITGRGWTFGLHQVALDPTDPLANGFAMTDTWGPQAGEIV; this comes from the coding sequence ATGAGATGGAAACGTACGATCCAGCTGCTGGACGTTCATTGCGAGGGTGAGATCGGCAAGGTCGCGATCGGCGGCGTGCCGAAGATCCCCGGCAATACGATCGCCGAGCAGCTCAACTACATCAACACGGTCGATGACAGCCTGCGGCGGTGGCTGTGCCTTGAGCCGCGCGCGGCTGCGACCGGTTCGGTCAACCTGCTGCTGCCGGCCAAGCGCCCGGAAGCCGATGCCGGCTTCATCATCCTGCAGGCCGACCAGGCACACGCCTCCTCCGGCTCCAACTCGATCTGCATCACGACGGCGCTGCTGGAAAGCGGCATAATCGAGATGAAGGAGCCGGAAACGATCGTCACGCTCGATACGGCCGCAGGTCTCGTCCGGGCGACGGCGACCTGCCGCGACGGCCGCTGCGAGAAGGTCAAGCTGACGATGGTGCCGTCCTTCGCCCACGAGCTCGACGCGGAGATCGACACGCCCGACTGGGGCCGCGTGCGCTTCGACATCAGCTATGGCGGCATCTTCTATGCGCTTGTTGATGTCGACCAGATCGGCACGAAGATCGAAAAGGCCAACGCCCGCAAGCTGGTCGACGCCGGCATGGTGCTGAAGGACCTGATCAACAAGGCGATGCCGGTCGTCCATCCGGAAATCCCTGAAATCAACGGTATCGCCTATGTGATGTTCCGCGACCGCGAGGAAGACGGCACGATCCGCACCGCAACGACCATGTGGCCGGGTCGCGTCGACCGCTCGCCCTGCGGCACGGGCAATTCGGCGAACCTCGCCACGCTCCACGCCCGCGGCAAGGTCAAGGTCGGTGACACCTTCAAGTCGCGCTCGATCATCGGCTCCGAATTCGAAGTCGGCCTGCAGGCGGAGACGGAAGTCGCCGGCCGCAAGGCGATCATCCCGACCATCACCGGTCGTGGCTGGACCTTCGGCCTGCATCAGGTCGCGCTTGATCCGACCGATCCGTTGGCCAACGGCTTTGCCATGACCGACACCTGGGGACCGCAGGCGGGCGAGATCGTCTGA
- a CDS encoding biotin-dependent carboxyltransferase family protein produces the protein MIEILSTGAVNSVQDLGRPGFLDVGVGWSGAMDTPALSAANLLIGNEANAAGIEVSLFPFRLRFLCDMTFAVTGADCAVTLGDRTLPSWWAEAARAGDTLTLGLPRAGARAYLAAGAGLDVPQVLGSRATDLKSGFGGLQGRGLNRGDTLPLMEGGRSVALPVGGIGIDPKDLRDGAAPNESPIALRVLPSAEYLTFTDAALEAFFSTAWSVSNEANRMGYRLIGPELALTRKLELFSHGIMPGTVQVPPSGQPIIQLAEANTCGGYPKIANVIEADLWRLAQAPVGAHLKFVRIDRPEAVAAIVRQRRALDDIATLASLARKDGSSVRRPTYHMSGE, from the coding sequence GTGATCGAGATTCTTTCGACGGGCGCGGTCAACAGTGTGCAGGACCTCGGTCGGCCCGGCTTTCTCGACGTCGGCGTCGGCTGGTCGGGTGCCATGGACACGCCGGCATTGTCGGCGGCCAATCTCCTGATCGGCAACGAGGCGAACGCGGCCGGCATCGAAGTCTCGCTCTTTCCCTTCCGCCTGCGCTTTCTGTGTGACATGACCTTCGCCGTCACCGGTGCGGACTGTGCGGTCACACTTGGCGACCGGACGCTACCGTCGTGGTGGGCCGAGGCGGCGCGCGCCGGCGACACGCTGACGCTCGGGCTGCCGCGCGCCGGTGCGCGCGCCTATCTCGCGGCCGGCGCGGGACTGGACGTGCCGCAAGTGCTTGGTTCGCGCGCCACCGACCTGAAGAGCGGGTTTGGCGGATTGCAGGGACGCGGCCTTAACCGCGGCGACACGCTTCCGCTTATGGAAGGCGGTAGATCCGTTGCGCTTCCCGTAGGCGGCATCGGCATCGATCCAAAGGACCTGCGCGACGGGGCGGCGCCCAATGAGAGCCCGATCGCCCTGCGCGTCCTGCCCTCGGCGGAGTACCTCACCTTTACCGACGCAGCGCTGGAAGCGTTCTTTTCGACCGCGTGGAGCGTCAGCAACGAGGCCAACCGCATGGGTTATCGCCTGATCGGACCGGAACTGGCACTCACGCGGAAGCTTGAGCTGTTCTCGCACGGCATCATGCCCGGCACGGTGCAGGTGCCGCCATCGGGGCAGCCGATCATCCAGCTTGCCGAAGCCAACACCTGCGGCGGCTATCCGAAGATCGCCAATGTCATCGAGGCCGACTTGTGGCGACTGGCGCAGGCACCGGTCGGTGCTCATTTGAAGTTCGTTCGGATCGACAGGCCAGAAGCCGTCGCGGCGATCGTTCGCCAACGGCGGGCACTCGACGACATTGCAACGCTCGCATCGCTTGCCCGCAAGGACGGGTCGAGCGTGCGGCGCCCCACATATCACATGAGTGGAGAATGA
- the pxpB gene encoding 5-oxoprolinase subunit PxpB, whose translation MISKSENPVISMEGAGAVLLDAADSVFSPATQERIWAVAKALRGVDGVRETVPGMNNLMVVFDPVAIAPEKLERKLDAAWHNIVPDVVAGREIEVPVTYGGATGEDLAALAQHCGLTPEEVVRRHSEGHYSVAAVGAMPGFVYLSGLDPSLAMPRRAVPRMKVEIGSVIIGGAQAGIMPVTAPSGWHIIGRTEMALFDPLRDPPAAFRPGDRIRFRAERIEL comes from the coding sequence TTGATCAGCAAAAGCGAAAATCCGGTAATCAGCATGGAGGGCGCGGGCGCCGTGCTGCTCGATGCGGCGGATTCGGTATTCTCGCCTGCGACGCAAGAGCGGATCTGGGCGGTGGCCAAGGCGTTGCGCGGGGTGGACGGCGTTCGCGAGACCGTCCCGGGCATGAACAACCTGATGGTCGTCTTCGATCCGGTCGCGATTGCGCCGGAGAAGCTGGAACGCAAGCTCGACGCCGCCTGGCACAACATCGTTCCCGATGTTGTCGCCGGTCGCGAGATCGAGGTGCCGGTCACCTATGGCGGCGCTACCGGAGAGGACCTCGCGGCTCTTGCGCAACATTGCGGCCTGACGCCCGAGGAGGTGGTGCGGCGGCATTCGGAAGGGCACTATTCCGTTGCTGCGGTCGGCGCCATGCCGGGCTTTGTTTATCTGTCCGGGCTCGATCCCAGCCTTGCCATGCCGCGCCGGGCGGTGCCGCGCATGAAAGTGGAGATCGGGTCGGTGATCATCGGCGGTGCGCAGGCAGGCATCATGCCGGTAACGGCACCGTCCGGCTGGCATATCATCGGGCGAACGGAGATGGCGCTGTTCGATCCCTTGCGCGACCCGCCGGCCGCCTTCCGTCCGGGTGATCGGATCCGCTTCCGGGCAGAAAGGATCGAGCTGTGA
- a CDS encoding 5-oxoprolinase subunit PxpA: MTDEPLSVDLNSDMAEGFGAYRMGDDEAILRVVTSANIACGFHGGDPEIMATAFALARERGVAVGAHPGFPDLWGFGRRNIPFSAGEIERLVAYQIGAAQALSAYAGHPITHVKAHGALGNLTQQDAEVAMAVNRAIKAVDPKLVCLVIALGHQQRQANAMGLTTASEIFADRAYTDEGHLVHRSQPGAVIHDPSEAAARVVRMVRAGAIETVTGKWIDTPIDSICVHSDTPAAVTIARTVRDALEADGIAVRNFLK; this comes from the coding sequence ATGACCGACGAGCCCCTGAGCGTCGATCTCAATTCGGACATGGCCGAGGGTTTTGGCGCCTACCGGATGGGGGATGACGAGGCGATCCTGCGTGTCGTGACGTCAGCGAACATCGCCTGCGGCTTTCATGGCGGCGACCCCGAAATCATGGCAACGGCCTTCGCCCTTGCCCGCGAGCGGGGTGTCGCCGTCGGCGCGCATCCCGGCTTCCCGGACCTGTGGGGTTTCGGCCGCCGCAACATCCCCTTCTCCGCCGGCGAGATCGAACGGCTCGTCGCCTACCAGATCGGCGCCGCCCAGGCGCTTTCCGCCTATGCCGGCCATCCGATCACCCACGTGAAGGCCCATGGCGCGCTCGGCAACCTCACCCAGCAGGACGCCGAAGTCGCAATGGCGGTCAACCGGGCGATCAAGGCCGTCGATCCGAAGCTCGTCTGCCTCGTGATCGCGCTTGGCCACCAGCAGCGCCAGGCGAACGCGATGGGGCTGACAACAGCCTCGGAGATCTTCGCCGACCGGGCCTATACCGATGAAGGCCATCTCGTCCATCGCAGCCAGCCGGGTGCCGTCATTCATGACCCGTCTGAAGCTGCCGCGCGTGTCGTGCGCATGGTTCGGGCCGGCGCGATCGAGACCGTGACAGGCAAGTGGATCGACACGCCAATCGATTCGATCTGCGTCCACAGCGATACGCCGGCGGCCGTGACGATCGCCCGCACCGTCCGCGACGCGCTAGAGGCCGACGGCATCGCGGTGCGCAATTTCCTCAAGTAA
- the accB gene encoding acetyl-CoA carboxylase biotin carboxyl carrier protein: MDLEVIERLMQMLSSSDVEELDVTEGNLRIRLAKHARGSDTPIASRQNAHSAIPAPISAEAVVGSDLHTIVAGLPGTFYRAPAPGAAPFVDVGDGISDGQQLAIVEAMKMMNPVEADCDGTVLEILLDDAAAVQPGTPLFRIGKMAG, translated from the coding sequence ATGGATCTCGAAGTCATCGAACGGCTGATGCAGATGCTGTCGAGCTCGGATGTCGAGGAGTTGGATGTGACGGAGGGCAACTTGCGCATCCGGCTTGCGAAGCACGCGCGTGGCAGCGATACGCCGATAGCGAGCAGGCAAAACGCGCATTCGGCAATCCCGGCCCCTATCTCGGCGGAAGCCGTCGTCGGCAGCGACCTGCACACGATCGTGGCCGGCCTGCCGGGCACCTTCTACCGGGCGCCGGCACCCGGCGCTGCACCGTTCGTCGATGTCGGCGACGGCATCAGCGACGGCCAGCAGCTCGCGATCGTCGAGGCCATGAAGATGATGAACCCGGTGGAGGCCGATTGCGACGGCACGGTGCTGGAGATCCTGCTTGACGACGCCGCAGCCGTACAGCCCGGAACCCCTCTGTTCCGCATCGGCAAGATGGCCGGCTGA
- the accC gene encoding acetyl-CoA carboxylase biotin carboxylase subunit, with the protein MTRRFSTVLIANRGEIALRILRACRELGLGTVAVHSEADRTLRHVELADHSICIGPAPSSASYLDMHALLLAARHSGADAIHPGYGFLSENAAFAKMVEDAGLVFIGPPSHAIALMGDKVSAKAAMRAADVPCVPGSDGTLPDDPTEIRAIAEATGYPLIVKAAGGGGGRGMRVVRRPDDLANAVAVTREEAGRAFGNPALYVERFLEHPRHVEIQVLADAHGNAVYLGERDCSAQRRHQKVVEEAPAPGIGRQLIEMIGRRCAQACLAIGYHGAGTFEFLYQDGAFFFIEMNTRVQVEHPVTEMVTGIDIVQAQLRIAQGEPLGFRQEDIRLTGHAIECRINAEDPFRFTPSPGTVERYVPPGGFGIRADSHLYSGYEVPPHYDSLIAKIIAHGATREEALLRMRRALSETTIDSIRTNIPLHLKLLDEPGFVAGGFDIHHLERLLQGDSSIGGKSR; encoded by the coding sequence ATGACAAGACGTTTCAGCACCGTCCTCATCGCCAATCGCGGCGAGATCGCGCTTCGCATTCTGCGAGCATGCCGGGAACTGGGCCTTGGAACCGTTGCCGTGCATTCGGAAGCCGACCGTACCTTGCGGCATGTAGAACTCGCCGACCATTCAATCTGTATCGGCCCCGCCCCATCGAGCGCAAGCTATCTCGACATGCACGCACTGCTGCTCGCCGCCCGGCATTCGGGCGCCGATGCCATCCATCCCGGCTATGGGTTTCTCTCTGAGAACGCGGCATTCGCGAAGATGGTGGAGGATGCCGGCCTTGTCTTCATCGGCCCGCCATCGCATGCGATCGCGCTGATGGGCGACAAGGTTTCGGCGAAGGCGGCGATGCGCGCGGCCGACGTGCCCTGCGTGCCCGGTTCCGACGGCACTCTTCCCGACGACCCGACCGAAATCCGGGCAATCGCCGAGGCCACCGGTTATCCGCTGATCGTCAAGGCGGCGGGCGGTGGCGGCGGGCGCGGCATGCGCGTCGTCCGCCGCCCGGACGATCTGGCGAACGCCGTAGCGGTGACCCGCGAGGAGGCCGGCCGCGCGTTCGGCAATCCGGCGCTCTATGTCGAACGCTTCCTGGAACACCCGCGCCACGTCGAGATCCAGGTCCTGGCCGACGCGCACGGCAATGCCGTCTATCTCGGCGAGCGCGACTGCTCGGCACAGCGGCGTCATCAAAAGGTCGTCGAGGAAGCCCCTGCGCCGGGCATCGGCCGTCAACTGATCGAAATGATCGGCAGGCGCTGCGCGCAGGCGTGCCTTGCCATCGGCTATCACGGCGCCGGCACCTTCGAATTTCTCTACCAGGATGGCGCGTTCTTCTTCATCGAGATGAACACCCGCGTCCAGGTCGAACACCCGGTCACCGAAATGGTGACGGGCATCGACATCGTGCAGGCGCAGCTTCGCATCGCGCAGGGCGAACCGCTGGGTTTCCGGCAGGAGGACATCCGCCTCACCGGCCACGCGATCGAATGCCGCATCAATGCGGAGGATCCGTTCCGCTTCACGCCATCGCCCGGAACGGTGGAACGCTACGTTCCGCCGGGCGGCTTCGGCATCCGCGCCGACAGCCACCTCTATTCCGGCTACGAGGTGCCGCCGCACTACGATTCCCTGATCGCCAAGATCATCGCCCACGGCGCGACCCGTGAGGAGGCGCTCCTCCGCATGCGGCGGGCGCTTTCTGAAACGACGATCGATAGCATCCGTACCAATATCCCGCTGCACCTGAAACTGCTCGACGAACCAGGCTTCGTTGCCGGCGGTTTCGATATCCACCATCTGGAACGGTTGCTCCAAGGTGACTCCTCGATTGGAGGTAAATCGCGATGA